The genomic stretch ATCGGAACGACCACTTCCCGGACCCGAACCTCCTGTTTTTCCGAGCGTAATCGACAGAAGACCGACTGCGCGGCAACCCAGCCCTACCGTCGGATTTCATGGAGACTTACACGGCCTCACAGCCGTGCTGCGCACGGCCCATGAACTGGTAAGGACGCGTTTCACCGCGTCCCTGAATTTCTTTTCGATCACAGATTAAAGTCAGGGACGGAGTGGAATCCGTCCCTACCCGGTTCATGGAAAGTTCCCATCGCAACACTTGAATCCCGCAAGCGCGCTTGCCATGCTTCGGGCATGCAATCACACCGAATTTGCCCTGCTCTTGACAATTTATATCCACTCTCGCTTTCCATTCTCTTGGGTGCGTTAGCTCTTACTCCGGCGCCCTGTTTTGCAGCCGACGACCTTGGCGCTTCCGCGACTCCGATCAACCAGCTCAAAGTCGCCAAGGATTTCAAAGTCGAACTCCTTTACACGGTCCCGAAAGGAACGGAAGGCTCCTGGGTCGCAATGTGCGTTGATCCGAAAGGCCGGCTCATCGTTTCCGATCAATACGGCAAGCTCTACCGCATCCTGCCGCCCGCGCTCCGCAGTGCTGATTCGGTGAAACCGGAACCGATCGATCTGGAAATCGGCCAGGCCCACGGCCTCCTCTACGCATTCGACAGCCTCTACGTCATGGTGAATGAGAATCCGAAAGGGCGCGGCCTGTATCGCGTCCGCGACACCAACGGCGACGACCGTTACGACGAAGTCAAACTGCTCCGCCGGCTCGAAGGCGGCGGCGAGCACGGCGTTCATGCGATCCTGCTCGCGCCGGATGGCAAGGGCCTTTACCTGGTCTGCGGCAACATGACCAAGCTGACCGATTACGCCGCGTCTCGTATCCCGTTGAACTGGAGCGAAGATCACCTCCTGCCGCGCATGTGGGACGGCAATGGATTTATGCGAGGCGTGCTCGGACCGGGCGGCTGGATCGCGCGAACCGATCCCGAAGGCAAGAGTTGGGAACTGGTCGCGGTGGGGTTCCGAAATGAATTCGACGCCGCCTTCAACCGCCAGGGCGAACTCTTCGCCTACGACGCCGACATGGAATGGGACATCAACACCCCCTGGTACCGACCCACGCGCGTGAATCACGTGATTAGCGGCGCGGAATTCGGCTGGCGCAGCGGCGCGGGCAAATGGCCGGCCTACACCCTCGACAGCTTCGGCGCCGTGGTGGACGTCGGTCCAGGCTCGCCAACGGGTGTCACGTTCGGTTACGGCGCGAAATTCCCGGCGAAGTATCAGGAAGCGCTGTTCATTTGCGACTGGAGTTTCGGCAAGCTTTACGCCGTTCACCTCACCCCCGACGGCGCGAGTTACACGGGGACCGCCGAAGAATTCGTCACCGGCCAGCCGCTTGCTTTGACGGACATCGTCATCAATCCCAACGACGGCGCGATGTATTTCGCAGTTGGCGGGCGCAGAACGCAGTCTGCTCTCTATCGCGTGACTTACACCGGCAGAGAATCGACCGCGCCGAGCAAGAGCGACAGTCGTTTCGCCAAGGAACGTGCGCTGCGCCACAAACTCGAAAGCTTCCACGGCCACAAAGACTCGAAGGCGGTCAAAGAAGCCTGGCCATATCTCGGCCACAAGGATCGCGCCTTGCGCTACGCGGCGCGAGTCGCTCTCGAATGGCAGGACGCCTCCGAATGGCGCGAGAAGACGCTGAACGAAAAAGATCCGCGCACCGCCATCGCCGCGTTGGCGGCTCTGGCGCGTGTGAGCAGCAAGGATCAATTCCACCGCAGGCCGGCCGACCCACAGCCCGACACCGCGCTTCAGGGTCGCATCCTGGCCGCGCTCGACCGGATCAATTGGAAAAAACTCAGCCAGAGCGACCGGCTCGATTTGATGCGCGCGTACACGCTGGCGTTCACACGGTTTGGCAAGCTGGACGACGCGACGCGACAGCGCTTGATTGCCAAGTTCGATCCGTTGTTTCCCGCCTCGACGCGCGAACTGAACGCCGAACTGGCGCAGATGCTCGTCTATCTCGAAGCCCCGAGCGCTGCGACCAAACTCACGTCCGCTTTGCGAGCCGCGCCGACGCAAGAGGAACAACTCGAGTATGCCCGCGCCCTGCGGGTCTTGAAGTCGGGCTGGACCCAGCCATTGCGGGAAGAGTATTTCCGGTGGTTTTTGAAAGCAGCCAGCTTCAAAGGCGGCGCCAGTTTGAGCGGGTTCATGCGCGATATGAAAAACGACGCCCTCGCCAGCCTGACCGAACCGGAGAAGGCGGCGCTCAAACCGATCCTCGACCTGCAACCCGAAACGAAAACCGCGCTCCAAATCCTGGCCGCGCGGCCGTTCGTGAAAGAATGGTCCGTCAGCGAACTCACGCCGATCGTCGAGCGCGGCCA from Verrucomicrobiota bacterium encodes the following:
- a CDS encoding c-type cytochrome, translated to MQSHRICPALDNLYPLSLSILLGALALTPAPCFAADDLGASATPINQLKVAKDFKVELLYTVPKGTEGSWVAMCVDPKGRLIVSDQYGKLYRILPPALRSADSVKPEPIDLEIGQAHGLLYAFDSLYVMVNENPKGRGLYRVRDTNGDDRYDEVKLLRRLEGGGEHGVHAILLAPDGKGLYLVCGNMTKLTDYAASRIPLNWSEDHLLPRMWDGNGFMRGVLGPGGWIARTDPEGKSWELVAVGFRNEFDAAFNRQGELFAYDADMEWDINTPWYRPTRVNHVISGAEFGWRSGAGKWPAYTLDSFGAVVDVGPGSPTGVTFGYGAKFPAKYQEALFICDWSFGKLYAVHLTPDGASYTGTAEEFVTGQPLALTDIVINPNDGAMYFAVGGRRTQSALYRVTYTGRESTAPSKSDSRFAKERALRHKLESFHGHKDSKAVKEAWPYLGHKDRALRYAARVALEWQDASEWREKTLNEKDPRTAIAALAALARVSSKDQFHRRPADPQPDTALQGRILAALDRINWKKLSQSDRLDLMRAYTLAFTRFGKLDDATRQRLIAKFDPLFPASTRELNAELAQMLVYLEAPSAATKLTSALRAAPTQEEQLEYARALRVLKSGWTQPLREEYFRWFLKAASFKGGASLSGFMRDMKNDALASLTEPEKAALKPILDLQPETKTALQILAARPFVKEWSVSELTPIVERGQKGKRNYERGRKLFGDVGCASCHRFDMDGAAVGPDLTNVAGRFSIRDLLESIVEPSKVISDQYGAIVIKRKDGETVTGRVGNLSGDNLMVIENMFAPNDFKNVQRQDIESIEPSKVSMMPEGLLNTLREDEIQDLMAFLLSRGDQRARMFRQ